One stretch of Sediminispirochaeta bajacaliforniensis DSM 16054 DNA includes these proteins:
- the lptB gene encoding LPS export ABC transporter ATP-binding protein — MNQSQSPQSDILRVEGLVKRYGKKKVVCDVGFSMKRGEIVGLLGPNGAGKTTIFYMIAGFLTPSAGTIFLNNDKLTRLPMFKRARKGISYLPQEASVFRKLSVENNIMAILETRKKLSRRERLLRLESLLDEFGIQAIRKQPAYTLSGGERRRTEIARSLAIDPKFLLLDEPLAGIDPIAVHEIKTIIRGLSEKSIGVLITDHNVRDTLEITNRAYIINRGELVVSGDRETLLNDPIARQIYLGDSFRM, encoded by the coding sequence GTGAATCAGTCTCAAAGCCCGCAATCGGATATATTACGAGTGGAGGGCCTTGTCAAACGCTACGGAAAGAAAAAGGTGGTATGTGACGTAGGGTTTTCCATGAAACGGGGAGAGATCGTGGGACTGCTGGGGCCGAATGGTGCCGGAAAAACCACCATCTTCTACATGATTGCCGGTTTCCTCACCCCCTCGGCAGGAACTATTTTTCTGAACAACGATAAACTCACCCGTTTGCCCATGTTCAAGAGGGCCAGAAAGGGCATCAGCTATCTCCCTCAGGAAGCATCTGTATTTCGAAAACTCAGTGTCGAAAACAATATCATGGCTATCCTGGAAACAAGGAAAAAACTGAGCAGGCGAGAACGATTATTGCGCCTGGAATCGCTGCTCGATGAATTTGGGATTCAGGCAATACGAAAGCAGCCTGCCTATACCCTCTCTGGAGGAGAACGCAGGAGGACAGAAATTGCGAGGTCCCTGGCCATCGATCCAAAATTTCTTCTTTTGGACGAACCCCTTGCAGGAATCGATCCCATTGCCGTACATGAAATTAAAACCATTATTCGGGGTCTGTCGGAAAAATCCATTGGAGTTTTGATAACCGATCACAATGTCCGCGACACCTTGGAGATTACCAACCGGGCATACATTATCAACAGGGGAGAGCTCGTCGTGAGCGGAGACAGGGAGACCCTTCTGAACGATCCCATTGCCCGTCAGATCTATCTCGGTGATTCCTTTCGCATGTGA
- the rpoN gene encoding RNA polymerase factor sigma-54 produces MQYQKPVLIQEQRLKLSPQMLQSIQLMALPITELKLRIAEEIERNPALEVLEDRSQVSYDEIDHSTRSEEYDFFENSSDPGYSESYDSEASDAKQKFLEGAIARSESLHDHLLWQLRLQPLDKEDFAVGEKLILNLDDNGFHIEPIEELFQDSERQRVRRMIALIHEFEPTGICVADFRESLLLQISLDPEAPPYADDIVADYLPALEKNRIQEIARDLSVSVQEIEEAVAFIRRLTPFPGRLYSNETPHYVVPDVSVRLEEGEFKIYLNDIEIPVLGISAFYAGLQNGKKHHTAEHEKSAQKFAGDHVREAEWFINSIRQRNRSLMKIAKAIIEFQRDFFLKGPKYLVPLTLKDIAEEVSVHETTVSRIANAKYMQTEWGIYPIKYFFTNSISGAGSSGSRFSKEGVKEMIREILENDTGKKRLSDQKISNLLKEKGVSIARRTVAKYRNELNIDSSFDR; encoded by the coding sequence GTGCAGTATCAGAAACCGGTATTAATACAGGAACAGAGACTCAAACTGAGCCCCCAGATGCTTCAGTCTATCCAGTTGATGGCCCTGCCGATCACCGAGCTTAAACTTCGTATAGCAGAGGAAATTGAACGGAACCCTGCTCTTGAAGTGCTTGAAGATCGTTCGCAGGTGAGCTACGACGAGATTGATCATTCTACAAGGTCTGAGGAGTACGATTTTTTCGAAAATAGTTCTGATCCCGGCTATTCGGAAAGCTACGACAGCGAAGCTTCGGATGCAAAGCAGAAATTTCTCGAAGGCGCCATTGCCCGCTCCGAGTCTCTCCATGATCACCTTTTGTGGCAGCTGCGGCTGCAGCCCCTCGACAAGGAAGATTTTGCCGTTGGGGAAAAGCTTATCCTCAATCTCGATGACAATGGGTTTCACATCGAACCGATAGAAGAACTTTTTCAGGATTCCGAACGCCAGCGGGTCCGACGCATGATCGCTCTTATCCACGAGTTCGAACCGACGGGAATCTGTGTGGCCGACTTTCGTGAGTCCTTGCTTCTTCAGATTTCTCTTGATCCGGAAGCCCCACCCTATGCAGACGACATTGTTGCAGACTATCTTCCCGCACTGGAGAAAAACAGGATACAGGAAATTGCCCGGGACCTTTCCGTTTCTGTCCAAGAGATAGAAGAGGCCGTTGCCTTTATTCGCCGCCTAACCCCCTTCCCCGGACGCCTCTACAGTAATGAAACACCCCACTATGTGGTCCCGGATGTTTCGGTACGCTTGGAAGAGGGAGAGTTCAAGATCTATCTTAACGACATAGAGATTCCGGTCCTTGGCATCTCCGCATTCTACGCGGGCCTGCAAAACGGAAAAAAACATCATACCGCGGAACATGAGAAATCGGCTCAAAAATTTGCAGGCGATCATGTACGTGAAGCCGAATGGTTTATCAACTCGATACGGCAAAGAAATCGGTCGCTCATGAAAATAGCAAAAGCGATTATCGAATTTCAACGGGATTTTTTCCTAAAAGGCCCCAAGTACCTTGTGCCTCTCACCCTGAAAGACATTGCGGAAGAGGTTTCGGTTCACGAAACAACGGTCTCCCGCATTGCCAATGCAAAGTACATGCAAACCGAATGGGGAATCTATCCCATAAAGTATTTCTTCACGAACTCCATCAGCGGAGCAGGTTCTTCCGGTTCCCGTTTCTCAAAAGAAGGCGTAAAAGAGATGATCCGGGAAATTCTGGAAAACGATACCGGCAAGAAACGGCTTTCCGACCAAAAAATCAGCAACCTCTTGAAAGAGAAAGGGGTCTCCATAGCACGGCGTACCGTAGCAAAATACCGAAACGAACTCAATATCGATTCCTCCTTTGACCGCTAA
- the hpf gene encoding ribosome hibernation-promoting factor, HPF/YfiA family translates to MNLEIKGVHYDVSDSTKEFITKKLERVDFAKEYMVDLAITITKEKPGYTVEASVHFRWGHSSHVTAPPTHELYEGIEQMIDKLEHVVRKEKDRIKDHPKPQDDVIE, encoded by the coding sequence ATGAATCTGGAAATCAAAGGTGTTCATTACGATGTAAGTGACAGTACGAAGGAATTTATCACCAAGAAGCTGGAAAGAGTTGATTTTGCAAAAGAGTATATGGTCGATCTTGCCATCACCATCACCAAAGAAAAGCCGGGATATACGGTAGAGGCATCGGTCCATTTTCGTTGGGGGCACTCTTCACATGTAACGGCCCCCCCGACACATGAATTGTATGAAGGAATAGAACAAATGATCGATAAACTCGAGCATGTTGTACGAAAAGAGAAAGATAGGATCAAAGACCATCCCAAACCACAGGATGACGTGATAGAATAG
- the hprK gene encoding HPr(Ser) kinase/phosphatase, translating into MRSYTVLDLLDLDLKEHNALDLRCIGGRPGLARTISEQEINRPGLSLSGYFEEFANNRIQLFGMGEASYLTKLEAENQMETVNKMFTYPIPCVIFTHGNQPGKRFMECAEKSGCPVLQTHLPSGEFSMRLMRALNDMFAPRKSIHGVLVEVYGIGVLLSGDSGVGKSETALELIERGHRLISDDMVEIRCMNGNILMGAGRNPVLAHHMEIRGLGIINVSNLFGVGAIRDKKQIQLIVELEEWDSSKNYDRIGTGEMSREILGVKVPLLQVPVKPGRNIPIIIETAAMNERLKKMGYHSAQEFNQNVLKWLESENARNLYFNKKDTF; encoded by the coding sequence ATGAGAAGCTATACGGTATTAGACCTTCTTGATCTTGATCTGAAGGAACATAATGCCCTCGATTTGAGGTGCATAGGAGGGAGGCCCGGTCTTGCCCGTACCATCTCGGAACAGGAAATTAATCGGCCGGGTCTTTCTCTCAGTGGTTATTTTGAAGAATTCGCAAACAACAGAATCCAACTATTTGGAATGGGTGAGGCATCGTATCTCACTAAGCTCGAGGCTGAGAATCAGATGGAAACGGTAAATAAGATGTTTACCTATCCTATTCCCTGTGTCATCTTCACTCATGGCAACCAACCGGGAAAACGATTTATGGAATGTGCGGAAAAGTCCGGCTGCCCGGTACTTCAGACGCACCTTCCGTCCGGTGAGTTCAGCATGCGGCTCATGCGTGCGCTCAACGACATGTTCGCACCGAGAAAATCGATTCATGGGGTTCTTGTCGAGGTATACGGTATCGGTGTGTTGCTTTCTGGTGACAGCGGCGTAGGCAAGAGCGAGACGGCATTGGAGCTGATCGAGCGAGGTCACCGCCTTATTTCCGACGATATGGTGGAAATCCGTTGTATGAACGGAAACATCCTTATGGGGGCCGGCAGGAATCCGGTCCTTGCCCACCACATGGAGATCCGCGGTCTCGGAATTATCAACGTCAGTAATCTTTTCGGTGTCGGAGCGATTCGAGATAAGAAACAAATTCAGCTTATTGTGGAGCTGGAGGAGTGGGATTCTTCAAAAAATTATGACAGAATTGGTACGGGAGAGATGTCACGGGAAATTCTCGGTGTTAAGGTTCCGCTTCTGCAGGTTCCGGTAAAGCCGGGACGAAATATCCCGATTATCATCGAGACGGCGGCTATGAATGAACGCCTGAAAAAGATGGGTTACCATTCTGCTCAGGAGTTTAACCAGAACGTCTTGAAGTGGCTGGAGAGTGAGAATGCCCGGAACCTCTATTTCAACAAAAAGGATACGTTTTAG
- a CDS encoding HPr family phosphocarrier protein produces MIEKSVTIMNRAGIHARPAALIVQTANNFTSDIFFEKEDVRINGKSIMGIITLGAGYKSTLQVIADGDDEQEAVDAIVRLFENRFEEE; encoded by the coding sequence ATGATTGAGAAGAGCGTTACTATCATGAACCGTGCGGGAATTCATGCACGACCGGCGGCCCTTATTGTGCAGACCGCCAATAATTTTACCTCTGACATTTTTTTTGAAAAAGAAGATGTACGCATAAACGGAAAGTCTATCATGGGAATCATTACCCTTGGTGCCGGTTATAAAAGCACCCTGCAGGTTATTGCCGATGGGGACGATGAACAGGAGGCCGTTGATGCCATCGTCCGGCTCTTCGAAAATCGCTTCGAAGAGGAATAG
- a CDS encoding sensor histidine kinase: MKQRRKGGDLPVASLSAIAFLYLFLIGLLLFFSRQVLQDLAEGETLTRLVFIPLGIALPIFLFFSFAIQFFRLIRDNREGRPGSRFKTRLTGFFLFITLFASIPQGILTITFISSALEAWFNTEMEDALEGGLSVALRYNNEAVAELESLSTSLVFGNMLEADEGYGEAKLWHSLTAIAPELSGLQLFDTDGRSIAFFGAPEAMINGPLPEGPEGAVGRYQAGGRTYLRALRKYPVFRKEEVHTGQALLTRAMPVGFEEDGKALTDAIQVFGQYRSYRSSFSIALILLYTIFAVPLLLIALLTAFHTGNEIVKPLVHLEEAMRRVMEGDYSIRLLSEGRDELSILVTSFNEMLSELELSRAKLLQTEKVTAWQEIAQRLAHEIKNPLTPIRLSAERILRTYHNSPEQLGRIVERSVDSIIQEVDGLTTMLQEFRDFARLPAPRLKNIALLPLIEEVAAIYAPVYPNTDFSIASLDPNATISADSAQIKRVFSNLLKNAFESVADKERGKITVGSDLVRKGNTHYCRIHIEDNGGGIPEHLKEKVFQPYVTTKKNGTGLGLPIVERIIADHRGQIWFETEIGVGTTFFLDLPTENS, encoded by the coding sequence ATGAAGCAAAGACGAAAAGGCGGAGACCTTCCCGTGGCCTCCCTCTCCGCAATAGCATTCCTCTATCTTTTCCTTATCGGTTTGCTTCTTTTTTTCTCCCGTCAGGTTCTTCAGGATCTGGCAGAGGGAGAGACCCTTACCCGTTTGGTCTTCATCCCCCTCGGTATTGCACTACCTATCTTTCTCTTTTTCTCTTTTGCCATCCAGTTCTTTCGTCTCATCCGGGATAATAGAGAAGGCCGACCGGGAAGCCGGTTCAAAACACGGCTTACCGGTTTCTTTCTTTTCATCACGCTTTTTGCCTCAATTCCCCAGGGGATTCTTACCATCACCTTCATCTCATCTGCCCTTGAGGCGTGGTTCAATACAGAAATGGAAGATGCTCTCGAAGGAGGTCTTTCGGTCGCACTGCGCTATAACAACGAAGCGGTGGCAGAATTGGAATCACTCTCCACTTCACTGGTTTTCGGCAACATGCTGGAAGCCGACGAAGGGTATGGAGAAGCGAAACTGTGGCACTCTTTGACGGCAATCGCTCCGGAGCTTTCGGGACTCCAGCTCTTCGATACGGATGGCCGGTCGATCGCCTTCTTTGGTGCGCCGGAAGCAATGATCAACGGCCCCTTGCCGGAGGGACCCGAAGGGGCCGTCGGAAGATATCAGGCAGGGGGAAGGACCTATCTGCGGGCACTAAGAAAGTACCCTGTTTTCCGGAAGGAAGAGGTCCATACGGGCCAGGCATTGCTCACCAGAGCGATGCCGGTGGGCTTCGAAGAGGATGGAAAGGCTCTCACCGATGCCATTCAAGTCTTCGGCCAATACCGTTCCTACCGTTCTTCCTTCTCGATTGCCCTTATTCTGCTCTATACCATCTTTGCCGTTCCCCTTCTTTTGATAGCCCTGCTTACTGCATTCCATACCGGTAACGAAATTGTTAAACCGCTGGTACATCTCGAAGAGGCCATGAGGAGGGTGATGGAAGGTGACTATTCCATCAGGCTTCTTTCAGAAGGGCGCGACGAGTTATCAATATTGGTAACCTCGTTCAATGAGATGCTCTCCGAACTGGAACTCTCAAGAGCGAAACTGCTGCAAACCGAAAAGGTAACGGCCTGGCAGGAGATTGCCCAAAGGCTTGCTCATGAAATAAAAAACCCTCTTACCCCCATCAGACTTTCTGCGGAACGAATTCTCAGAACCTATCATAATAGTCCTGAACAGTTGGGAAGAATCGTCGAACGGTCCGTCGACTCCATCATACAGGAGGTAGATGGACTTACCACCATGCTGCAGGAGTTCAGAGACTTTGCACGGCTTCCCGCACCCCGCCTTAAAAACATTGCATTATTGCCTCTCATCGAGGAAGTCGCCGCTATCTATGCTCCTGTATATCCCAATACGGATTTTAGCATTGCCTCCCTGGATCCGAATGCAACAATCTCGGCCGATTCGGCACAGATCAAACGTGTTTTCTCAAATTTACTGAAAAATGCATTTGAGTCGGTGGCGGATAAAGAAAGGGGAAAGATCACCGTCGGAAGCGATCTTGTCAGAAAGGGGAATACCCATTACTGTAGGATACATATTGAAGACAACGGCGGAGGCATTCCGGAGCACCTGAAAGAAAAGGTGTTTCAACCCTACGTCACAACGAAAAAAAACGGTACAGGACTGGGCTTACCCATTGTGGAGCGTATCATTGCCGACCATAGGGGACAAAT